Proteins encoded by one window of Lathyrus oleraceus cultivar Zhongwan6 chromosome 1, CAAS_Psat_ZW6_1.0, whole genome shotgun sequence:
- the LOC127102776 gene encoding uncharacterized protein LOC127102776, producing the protein MRIGDGNEPAKEDDMVKMPAEIVIPWGGESSIKKLIQHTFPQLENHGWDASYMVERAILTPKNCDVHMLNDMIINKFPGDEHILLSFDEVEGDTHNLYQQEYLHTIAPGTLPPHILKIKIGNLLDVEILTDHNAGKRAFLPRIKLKTTDGAGLPFVLIRKQFPVKLCFGITINKSQGQTIPNVGIYIPRHVFSHGQLYVALSRGVSRAATRVLIKDGKVEGEEGDFTKNIVFKEILLSQPQVCISKSRETICSGFYFGTDLVNPQHSLILEEFNLHGL; encoded by the exons ATGAGGATTGGAGATGGCAATGAACCTGCTAAAGAGGATGACATGGTCAAGATGCCTGCTGAAATTGTAATACCATGGGGAGGAGAAAGCTCCATAAAAAAGCTTATACAACATACATTTCCCCAATTAGAAAACCATGGATGGGATGCTTCATATATGGTGGAGAGAGCCATACTTACTCCCAAAAATTGTGATGTACATATGTTGAATGACATGATTATTAATAAGTTCCCTGGAGATGAACATATTTTGTTATCTTTTGATGAGGTTGAGGGTGATACTCATAATCTATATCAACAGGAATACTTACACACAATTGCTCCTGGTACTTTACCACCACATATTTTAAAGATAAAAATAGG GAATTTGCTTGATGTTGAAATACTTACAGACCACAACGCTGGAAAAAGAGCTTTCTTGCCAAGAATTAAGCTCAAAACCACTGATGGTGCAGGACTTCCTTTTGTGCTTATTAGAAAACAGTTTCCTGTCAAACTATGTTTTGGAATCACTATAAATAAATCACAAGGACAAACAATTCCAAATGTCGGAATTTATATTCCACGACATGTTTTCAGTCACGGACAATTGTATGTTGCTTTATCAAGAGGTGTTTCGCGGGCTGCAACAAGAGTGCTAATTAAAGACGGAAAAGTAGAGGGGGAAGAAGGGGATTTTACCAAAAATATAGTTTTTAAAGAAATTTTGTTGTCACAACCTCAG GTTTGTATTTCAAAATCAAGAGAGACTATTTGCTCTGGGTTCTATTTTGGAACAGATTTAGTAAATCCTCAACATTCTCTAATATTGGAAGAGTTCAATCTTCATGGATTGTAA
- the LOC127102791 gene encoding uncharacterized protein LOC127102791, whose protein sequence is MENIRSQDSRQRQRERQTQNARHRRQRMSVKQRQEELARRRSNYRQNKDKGKQVQTCDLSDMRTMIPFQDLTNANFASRFYQRAHDNEVGPSTIYVSRVPSTDQNFTYPIFQQNDNHETRPFIRNIDDNDCESHSQNINSPVETHETQTVFDQGTIIYIFQARHNIARNFRNTVMTIKSLLPTSSECRRCNAKLFHRESQDMCCKGGKVTISQVPAPDELLQLFLDSSTEGRHFRQHIRSYNHVMSFTSLGVHVDESLVATGHGIYTFRLALEPNIEECRLLIKERPSNQPQYSLPSASQVAAIVIGGGDEDTIERGRDINVINCDGKLTKIRRNDQSVLLKSGRLLQQYVIDNYVKIETERLRWIRRNQNNIRSEVYQGLQDALHDGENNADNVGQRTILPPSFIGSKRDMT, encoded by the exons ATGGAAAATATTCGTAGTCAAGATTCAAGACAACGTCAAAGAGAAAGACAGACACAAAATGCAAGACATCGAAGACAGCGGATGAGTGTTAAGCAAAGACAAGAAGAATTGGCTAGAAGGCGTTCGAATTATAGACAAAATAAAGACAAAGGaaaacaagttcaaacatgtGATCTTTCTGATATGAGAACCATGATTCCATTTCAAGACTTGACAAATGCCAATTTTGCTTCTCGATTTTATCAAAGAGCACATGACAATGAAGTTGGACCGAGTACCATATATGTCAGTCGCGTTCCATCCACGG ATCAAAATTTTACATACCCGATTTTCCAACAAAATGATAACCACGAAACAAGACCATTTATAAGAAATATTGATGACAATGATTGTG AATCACATTCGCAAAATATTAATTCACCTGTTGAAACTCACGAAACACAAACAGTTTTTGATCAAGGTACGATTAT ATATATTTTTCAAGCAAGACATAACATTGCTAGAAATTTTCGAAATACTGTTATGACAATAAAATCCCTACTTCCTACTTCGAGTGAGTGTAGACGATGCAATGCAAAATTGTTTCATAGAGAATCTCAAGATATGTGTTGCAAAGGTGGAAAGGTGACAATTTCACAAGTGCCTGCTCCTGACGAGTTGTTACAGTTATTTTTAGACAGTTCTACTGAAGGCAGACATTTTAGACAACATATTAGAAGTTACAACCATGTAATGTCGTTTACTTCACTAGGTGTTCATGTCGACGAAAGTTTGGTTGCAACTGGTCATGGTATTTACACATTTCGT CTTGCACTAGAGCCAAATATTGAAGAATGTAGGTTACTCATTAAAGAACGTCCGTCAAATCAACCCCAATATAGTCTCCCTTCAGCTTCCCAAGTCGCAGCAATTGTTATAGGCGGTGGTGATGAAGATACAATAGAACGTGGAAGAGATATAAATGTCATCAATTGTGATGGAAAGCTAACAAAG ATTCGTCGTAATGATCAATCTGTATTGTTAAAATCGGGTCGACTTTTACAACAGTATGTTATAGACAATTATGTAAAGATTGAGACAGAAAGGTTGAGATGGATCCGAAGAAATCAAAATAATATTCGGTCTGAGGTATATCAGGGGTTACAAGATGCATTGCACGATGGGGAGAATAATGCAG ATAATGTCGGACAAAGAACAATACTGCCACCGTCATTTATTGGCAGTAAACGAGATATGACATAG
- the LOC127102768 gene encoding uncharacterized protein LOC127102768, which translates to MQSIHDHEFAQFLMRIGDGNEPAKEDDMVKMPAEIVIPWEGESSIKKLIQHTFPQLENHGWNASYMVERAILTPKNCDVHMLNDMISNKFPGDEHILLSFDEVEGHNAGKRAFLPIIKLKTTDGAGLPFVLIRKHFPVKLSFAIIINKSQGQTIPNVGIYIPRHVFSHGQLYVALSRGVSRAATRVLIKDGKVEGEEGDFTKNIVFKEILLSQPQATMSLNISVNVYVYLLNKQ; encoded by the exons ATGCAATCAATTCATGACCACGAGTTTGCACAGTTTCTGATGAGGATTGGAGATGGCAATGAACCTGCTAAAGAGGATGACATGGTCAAGATGCCTGCTGAAATTGTAATACCATGGGAAGGAGAAAGCTCCATAAAAAAGCTTATACAACATACATTTCCCCAATTAGAAAACCATGGATGGAATGCTTCATATATGGTGGAGAGAGCCATACTTACTCCCAAAAATTGTGATGTACATATGTTGAATGACATGATTAGTAATAAGTTCCCTGGAGATGAACATATTTTGTTATCTTTTGATGAGGTTGAGG GCCACAATGCTGGAAAAAGAGCTTTCTTGCCAATAATTAAGCTCAAAACCACTGATGGTGCAGGACTTCCTTTTGTGCTTATTAGAAAACACTTTCCAGTCAAACTAAGTTTTGCAATCATTATAAATAAATCACAAGGACAAACAATTCCAAATGTCGGAATTTATATTCCACGACATGTTTTCAGTCACGGACAATTGTACGTTGCTTTATCAAGAGGTGTTTCGCGGGCTGCAACAAGAGTGCTAATTAAAGACGGAAAAGTAGAGGGGGAAGAAGGGGATTTTACCAAAAATATAGTTTTTAAAGAAATTTTGTTGTCACAACCTCAG GCAACAATGTCACTTAATATCTCTGTTAATGTTTATGTTTATTTGCTTAATAAACAGTAA
- the LOC127102785 gene encoding uncharacterized protein LOC127102785 — translation MYVTEFQKRGLPHVHMLLILDTDDKLWEPEEYDSVVKAEIPRHKSEPELYEAVLKHMIHGPCGVLNQSSPCMKNGHCKKRYPKDFCEETRQGNDSYPEYMRRFSDPIFLNRNKSVDNRWVVPYNPWLLLKYDCHINVEICSSIKSIKYLYKYVYKGPDRVAMEVHRGTGMDEIQQYVDARWICAPEALWKIFKFTLYKLYPSVERLQIHLPNHHQVRFYKHQRITDVLNDNQNAVTMLTEFFALNQMDPHARNYLYREIPEHYCWLKGVKKWQRRRTKRKVIGRIYTVSPSEGEKFYLRVLLSHLRGPTSWECLLTHNGACFFTFKKAVEDWGLLESDNIIRECMLEASNMCMPYALRRLFVTILIFCEPTDVRGLFNEFYPYMVKDYQMTNIVVGNNFEDMLLRELRDLLLLHGKLIKNYDLPILTMETNEVGGVPTIIQEELSVQIPDEDIQSVEKLNNDQMSAYNTIMNAIHQKQSQFFFDGPGGTGKTFLYRTIMANLRRNSQIVLATASSCIAATLLPGGRTAHSRFGIPIDIEPISICKITKNCDIAKLIRITNAIIWDEAPMINRYCVEALDRSLQDIMNINAPFGGKIMIMGGDFRQVLPIIEKGSRGQMISACIVRSQLWATTKILHLRQNM, via the coding sequence ATGTATGTAACCGAATTTCAGAAACGTGGACTACCACATGTGCATATGCTACTCATCTTGGATACTGATGACAAGTTATGGGAACCTGAAGAGTATGATAGTGTGGTGAAAGCAGAAATACCACGACATAAATCTGAACCAGAATTGTATGAAGCTGTGTTAAAACACATGATCCACGGGCCATGTGGAGTATTGAATCAAAGCTCTCCGTGTATGAAGAATGGCCATTGTAAAAAAAGATACCCAAAAGACTTTTGTGAAGAGACGCGTCAGGGAAATGACTCATATCCTGAGTACATGAGAAGGTTTAGTGATCCCATTTTTTTAAATAGAAATAAGTCTGTTGATAATAGATGGGTGGTTCCTTATAATCCATGGTTGTTGTTGAAGTACGATTGTCACATCAATGTTGAGATTTGCAGCAGCATCAAAAGTATTAAATATTTGTATAAATATGTTTACAAAGGTCCTGATCGAGTTGCAATGGAGGTTCACAGAGGTACAGGTATGGATGAGATTCAACAATATGTTGATGCAAGATGGATTTGTGCTCCAGAGGCATTGTGGAAAATATTTAAATTCACACTTTACAAGTTATACCCCTCTGTTGAAAGACTACAAATCCACTTGCCAAATCATCATCAAGTGCGGTTCTATAAGCATCAAAGAATCACAGATGTACTAAATGATAACCAAAATGCAGTAACCATGCTCACTGAGTTCTTTGCACTAAACCAAATGGATCCACATGCTAGGAATTATTTGTACAGAGAGATTCCAGAGCATTATTGTTGGCTAAAAGGGGTCAAAAAATGGCAACGAAGACGGACAAAACGAAAAGTTATTGGTCGAATCTATACAGTATCTCCTTCAGAAGGTGAGAAATTTTATTTACGTGTTTTATTGTCTCATTTAAGAGGTCCAACAAGCTGGGAATGCCTTCTTACACATAATGGTGCATGTTTTTTCACGTTCAAAAAAGCAGTTGAGGATTGGGGGTTATTAGAGAGTGACAATATTATTCGTGAATGTATGCTTGAAGCATCAAATATGTGCATGCCATATGCTTTACGAAGGTTGTTTGTGACTATATTAATTTTTTGTGAACCAACTGATGTTAGAGGCCTATTTAATGAGTTTTATCCCTACATGGTGAAGGATTATCAAATGACAAATATTGTTGTGGGAAATAACTTTGAAGATATGTTATTGAGGGAATTGAGAGATCTTTTGCTGCTACATGGAAAGCTAATCAAAAACTATGATCTTCCAATATTGACAATGGAAACAAATGAAGTTGGGGGAGTGCCAACAATTATTCAAGAAGAGTTGTCGGTCCAAATTCCAGATGAAGACATTCAATCAGTTGAGAAGTTAAATAATGACCAGATGAGTGCTTACAATACAATTATGAACGCCATCCACCAAAAACAAAGTCAATTTTTTTTTGATGGTCCTGGAGGAACAGGTAAAACTTTCCTTTATCGAACTATAATGGCAAATCTGAGACGTAATAGTCAAATTGTCTTAGCAACAGCTTCCTCATGTATAGCTGCTACATTATTACCTGGTGGTAGAACTGCACACTCTCGATTTGGGATCCCCATTGATATAGAGCCTATTTCTATTTGCAAAATAACAAAGAATTGTGACATTGCAAAACTCATTAGAATAACCAATGCAATCATTTGGGATGAAGCACCCATGATAAATAGATATTGTGTGGAAGCATTAGATCGATCACTGCAAGATATTATGAATATCAATGCTCCATTTGGTGGAAAAATAATGATCATGGGAGGAGATTTTCGCCAGGTGCTTCCTATTATTGAAAAAGGAAGTAGAGGACAAATGATTTCAGCGTGTATTGTTAGGTCTCAATTATGGGCCACCACAAAGATCCTACACTTACGCCAAAATATGTGA